The following proteins come from a genomic window of Maribacter sp. HTCC2170:
- the atpG gene encoding ATP synthase F1 subunit gamma produces MANLKEIRNRISSVSSTMQITSAMKMVSAAKLKKAQDAITAMRPYANKLTELLQSLSASLDADSGSTYADNRPINKVLVVAITSNRGLCGAFNTNIIKQCATLTDESFGGKQVDFVAIGKKSNDILSKNAAVISNHSDVFDDLTFENVAVIAEELMELFRDGSYDRIELVYNKFKNAATQIVMSEQFLPIVPSEDSEASGADYIFEPSKAEIVEQLIPKSLKTQLYKAIRDSFASEHGARMTAMHKATDNATELRDQLKLTYNQARQAAITNEILEIVGGAEALNN; encoded by the coding sequence ATGGCAAATTTAAAGGAAATACGTAACAGAATATCATCGGTTTCTTCAACGATGCAGATTACCAGTGCCATGAAAATGGTTTCAGCTGCAAAATTAAAGAAGGCACAGGATGCAATTACCGCAATGAGGCCTTACGCTAACAAGCTTACTGAGCTGTTGCAGAGCTTAAGTGCGAGTTTGGATGCTGATTCTGGGAGCACTTATGCCGACAATCGTCCAATAAATAAAGTATTGGTAGTAGCTATTACTTCGAATCGTGGATTATGTGGTGCGTTCAACACCAATATCATTAAACAATGTGCAACTTTAACCGACGAATCATTCGGAGGTAAGCAAGTTGATTTTGTCGCGATTGGGAAAAAGTCCAATGATATTTTAAGCAAAAACGCAGCCGTAATTTCTAATCATAGTGATGTTTTCGATGATTTGACCTTCGAAAATGTGGCTGTCATAGCCGAGGAATTAATGGAGTTGTTCAGAGACGGCTCTTATGATCGAATAGAATTGGTTTATAACAAGTTTAAAAACGCGGCTACGCAGATTGTGATGTCCGAACAATTTTTACCAATTGTTCCTTCTGAAGATTCTGAGGCTTCGGGTGCTGACTATATTTTTGAGCCTTCAAAAGCTGAGATTGTTGAGCAATTGATTCCAAAATCATTGAAAACACAATTGTACAAGGCAATTCGTGATTCTTTTGCCAGTGAGCATGGCGCACGTATGACAGCAATGCATAAGGCAACAGATAACGCTACAGAGCTTAGAGATCAATTGAAATTGACCTACAACCAAGCGAGGCAAGCTGCAATTACAAATGAAATTCTTGAAATTGTTGGTGGAGCGGAAGCTTTGAATAACTAA
- the atpA gene encoding F0F1 ATP synthase subunit alpha, whose product MAGVKAAEVSAILKQQLSGFEATASLDEVGTVLQVGDGIARVYGLSNAQYGELVEFEGGLEGIVLNLEEDNVGVVLLGHSKAIGEGATVKRTQRIASINVGEGIVGRVVDTLGAPIDGKGPISGDLYEMPLERKAPGVIFRQPVTEPLQSGIKAIDAMIPVGRGQRELVIGDRQTGKTTVCIDTILNQKEFYDAGEPVYCIYVAIGQKASNVANIAKVLEDKGALAYTTIVAANASDPAPMQVYAPFAGAAIGEYFRDTGRPALIIYDDLSKQAVAYREISLLLRRPPGREAYPGDVFYLHSRLLERAAKVIADDDIAKDMNDLPDALKPLVKGGGSLTALPIIETQAGDVSAYIPTNVISITDGQIFLEQDLFNQGVRPAINVGISVSRVGGNAQVKSMKKVAGTLKLDQAQFRELEAFAKFGSDLDAATLNVIEKGRRNVEILKQAQNDPFTVEDQVAIIYAGSKNLLRDVPVEKVKEFENDFIEFMNAKHRDVLDLLKAGKLTDEVTETLTSVCKDLTGKYRS is encoded by the coding sequence ATGGCAGGAGTAAAAGCCGCTGAAGTATCAGCAATTTTAAAACAACAATTATCAGGATTTGAAGCAACCGCTTCTTTAGACGAAGTAGGAACTGTATTGCAGGTTGGTGATGGTATCGCAAGGGTATACGGATTATCAAATGCACAGTATGGTGAATTGGTTGAGTTCGAAGGAGGCCTTGAGGGTATCGTTTTGAACCTAGAAGAAGATAATGTAGGTGTTGTATTGTTAGGCCACTCCAAAGCAATTGGAGAAGGAGCTACAGTTAAACGTACTCAACGTATCGCATCGATAAATGTAGGTGAAGGTATTGTTGGTCGTGTAGTAGATACTCTAGGAGCTCCTATAGATGGTAAAGGACCTATATCTGGAGATTTATACGAAATGCCTTTAGAGCGTAAAGCTCCAGGTGTTATATTTCGTCAGCCGGTAACCGAGCCACTACAATCAGGTATTAAAGCAATTGATGCTATGATTCCTGTTGGTCGTGGACAACGTGAATTGGTGATTGGTGACCGTCAAACAGGTAAGACAACGGTTTGTATTGATACCATCCTAAACCAAAAAGAATTTTACGATGCAGGCGAGCCTGTTTATTGTATTTATGTCGCTATTGGCCAAAAAGCTTCCAACGTTGCGAACATCGCGAAAGTGTTGGAGGATAAAGGCGCCTTGGCATATACAACTATTGTAGCGGCTAATGCTTCTGACCCTGCACCAATGCAGGTTTACGCTCCTTTCGCTGGTGCTGCGATAGGTGAATATTTCAGAGATACTGGTAGACCAGCCTTGATTATATATGATGATTTGTCTAAGCAAGCTGTTGCTTACCGTGAAATTTCATTATTACTAAGACGTCCACCGGGACGTGAGGCGTATCCAGGTGATGTATTCTATCTGCATTCAAGATTATTGGAACGCGCCGCAAAAGTGATTGCTGATGATGATATTGCAAAAGACATGAATGATTTACCAGATGCCTTGAAACCTTTGGTTAAAGGTGGGGGATCGTTAACCGCATTGCCAATTATTGAAACGCAAGCGGGAGATGTATCAGCATATATTCCAACAAACGTAATTTCTATTACTGACGGACAAATATTCTTGGAACAAGATTTATTCAACCAAGGTGTTCGACCTGCTATTAACGTAGGTATTTCGGTATCAAGGGTGGGTGGTAACGCACAGGTAAAATCAATGAAAAAAGTAGCAGGTACTTTGAAACTGGATCAGGCCCAGTTTAGAGAATTGGAAGCGTTCGCAAAGTTTGGTTCCGATTTGGATGCGGCTACATTGAACGTTATTGAAAAAGGACGTCGTAATGTTGAGATTTTGAAACAAGCTCAAAATGATCCTTTCACTGTTGAAGATCAAGTTGCAATCATTTATGCAGGATCTAAAAACTTATTACGTGATGTTCCTGTAGAGAAGGTAAAAGAATTTGAAAATGATTTTATCGAATTTATGAATGCCAAGCATAGAGATGTATTGGATTTGTTAAAAGCAGGGAAGCTTACAGATGAGGTTACAGAAACTCTGACAAGTGTTTGTAAAGATTTGACAGGGAAGTATAGATCATAA
- the atpH gene encoding ATP synthase F1 subunit delta — protein MKDTRAAIRYAKAILDIAVDNKATDAIEKDMRSVVSTISDSKELKDLLSSPIIKGEDKKVALSKIFKGSHAITEGMIKLLVDNKRVGMLNEVALKYIILNEQLKGQDVAVVTTAVPLTKDLEKKILGQVNKITGNEVTIENKIDENIIGGFVLRVGDLQFDASVANKLSSLKREFTNSL, from the coding sequence ATGAAGGATACTAGAGCAGCCATACGATACGCAAAAGCAATTTTGGATATTGCAGTTGACAATAAAGCAACTGATGCAATTGAAAAAGATATGCGCTCTGTGGTGAGTACCATTTCTGATAGTAAAGAACTAAAAGATTTGTTGTCAAGTCCTATCATTAAGGGAGAAGACAAGAAAGTTGCCTTATCTAAGATTTTCAAAGGAAGTCATGCTATTACTGAAGGTATGATCAAGCTTTTGGTAGACAATAAAAGAGTGGGCATGTTGAATGAGGTTGCTTTAAAGTACATCATTCTCAATGAACAATTAAAAGGTCAGGATGTTGCTGTTGTTACCACAGCTGTTCCGTTGACCAAGGACTTGGAAAAGAAAATCTTGGGACAAGTCAATAAGATTACGGGTAACGAAGTAACTATTGAGAATAAAATCGACGAAAACATCATCGGAGGTTTTGTGCTAAGAGTAGGCGATTTGCAGTTTGATGCAAGTGTCGCCAATAAATTAAGTAGTTTAAAAAGAGAATTTACAAATAGTCTTTAA
- a CDS encoding F0F1 ATP synthase subunit B — protein sequence MDKLINDFSFGLFFWQILLFVLLLLLLRKYAWKPILNAVDDREDGIKSALAAAEEAKKEMQNVTADSEKLLKEARAEREAMLKEAREIKDKLIADSKEQAKVEGDKMIKQAQATIESEKKAAVSDIKNQVAELSVDIAEKVIREQLANKDKQLKLVDDMLGDIKLN from the coding sequence ATGGATAAGTTAATTAATGATTTTTCATTTGGGCTATTTTTCTGGCAGATATTACTTTTTGTATTGTTGCTGCTATTATTGCGCAAGTACGCTTGGAAACCAATTCTAAATGCGGTAGATGATCGTGAAGATGGAATTAAAAGTGCGCTCGCTGCTGCTGAGGAAGCAAAAAAGGAAATGCAGAATGTCACTGCTGATAGTGAGAAATTGTTAAAAGAGGCTAGAGCAGAACGTGAAGCTATGTTGAAAGAAGCTCGTGAAATAAAAGATAAATTAATCGCTGATTCAAAAGAGCAAGCCAAGGTTGAAGGTGATAAAATGATCAAGCAGGCTCAGGCTACAATCGAGAGCGAAAAGAAAGCGGCTGTTTCAGACATCAAAAACCAAGTAGCAGAACTGTCAGTTGATATTGCTGAGAAAGTCATTAGAGAACAATTGGCCAATAAAGACAAACAGTTGAAATTGGTTGATGATATGTTGGGTGACATTAAATTGAACTAA
- the atpE gene encoding ATP synthase F0 subunit C — protein MEVPTIVGAGLIVIGVGIGIGRIGGSAMDAIARQPEATGKIQTAMLIAAALIEGIGFAALFVG, from the coding sequence ATGGAAGTACCAACTATAGTAGGAGCAGGTTTGATCGTAATCGGTGTAGGTATCGGTATCGGTAGAATTGGTGGTTCAGCAATGGATGCTATCGCCCGTCAGCCTGAGGCTACTGGTAAGATTCAAACAGCGATGTTGATAGCAGCAGCGCTTATTGAAGGTATTGGCTTTGCAGCGTTGTTTGTGGGCTAG
- the atpB gene encoding F0F1 ATP synthase subunit A, with protein MRNPFLLKFLLAAVLLLGNISFANISDTSSKEPEKDLKTKIKEDIDHHIKDSHSFTFFSDSKKNKHYGFSLPVILWDDGLKVFSSSKFHHGETLAEVDGNYYKLYHSKIYKTDAEGTINYDEDHHATNVKPIDFSITKNVVMMFVTGLLMFLLFSGLAKSFGKGPIAKGAGRFFEPIVLYIRDDIARPNIGETKYKRFMPYLLTVFFFVWFLNLFGLTPLGVNVTGNIAVTFALAIITFLITQFSGNGNYWKHIFWMPGVPVPMKFILAPIELLGVFIKPFALMIRLYANIMAGHVVLMSIIALVFTVQNWLGGGLSLVLAFFLSIIELLVAALQAYIFTLLSALYFGFAVEEHEHDEAH; from the coding sequence ATGCGAAATCCATTTTTATTGAAATTTCTTTTGGCCGCTGTTCTTCTTTTGGGCAACATCTCTTTTGCGAACATAAGTGATACTTCTTCTAAAGAGCCTGAAAAGGATTTAAAGACCAAAATCAAGGAAGATATCGATCATCATATTAAGGATTCACATTCGTTTACTTTTTTTTCAGATTCTAAGAAGAATAAACACTACGGCTTTTCGCTTCCTGTAATTTTATGGGATGACGGTTTAAAAGTATTCTCTTCATCTAAATTCCATCATGGCGAAACATTGGCGGAGGTAGATGGCAATTATTATAAACTATACCACAGTAAAATTTATAAGACGGACGCGGAGGGTACCATCAATTATGATGAGGACCATCACGCCACTAATGTAAAGCCAATTGATTTTTCGATTACCAAGAATGTGGTAATGATGTTTGTGACAGGCTTGTTAATGTTTTTATTGTTTAGTGGTTTGGCTAAGTCGTTCGGAAAAGGACCTATTGCTAAAGGAGCCGGTCGTTTCTTTGAGCCTATAGTACTTTATATTCGTGATGACATTGCAAGACCAAACATTGGCGAAACGAAATACAAGCGATTTATGCCCTATTTATTGACGGTATTCTTCTTTGTATGGTTTTTGAATCTTTTTGGCCTTACTCCGCTTGGAGTAAATGTTACTGGCAATATCGCAGTTACTTTTGCCCTAGCAATAATAACTTTTTTAATTACTCAATTTTCCGGAAATGGAAATTATTGGAAGCATATTTTTTGGATGCCTGGAGTGCCTGTGCCAATGAAGTTTATTTTGGCCCCTATTGAATTATTGGGTGTGTTTATCAAACCGTTTGCCCTAATGATTCGTTTATATGCCAATATTATGGCAGGTCACGTGGTTCTAATGAGTATTATAGCCTTGGTTTTCACAGTCCAGAATTGGCTTGGAGGTGGGTTGTCTTTAGTGCTTGCCTTTTTCCTTTCTATTATTGAGTTATTGGTTGCGGCCTTACAGGCCTATATTTTCACCTTATTATCGGCTTTGTATTTTGGCTTTGCAGTAGAGGAGCACGAGCATGATGAGGCACATTAA
- a CDS encoding DUF6168 family protein codes for MAKINPIVQFIALLITSLAVAFFLHIVFLKTNELPQFDNLIVLSYVVNGILAGTIFAGLYAFRNKLKNQIGFLFIGGSFLKFIFFFILFYPVYKADGEMSGMEFASFFIPYGISLVVETVFTARLLKKLD; via the coding sequence TTGATAACTTCATTGGCTGTAGCATTTTTTCTGCACATTGTTTTTCTTAAAACTAATGAACTACCACAATTTGACAATCTTATTGTACTTTCTTATGTTGTTAATGGTATTTTGGCTGGGACTATTTTCGCTGGCCTTTATGCATTTAGAAATAAGCTTAAAAATCAAATAGGTTTCTTATTTATAGGAGGTAGTTTCTTGAAATTCATCTTCTTTTTCATTCTTTTTTACCCCGTCTATAAAGCGGATGGAGAAATGAGCGGAATGGAGTTCGCCTCTTTTTTTATTCCTTATGGTATTTCTTTAGTTGTTGAGACGGTTTTTACCGCCAGGCTGTTAAAAAAACTTGATTAA